DNA sequence from the Halobacterium sp. DL1 genome:
CGCTCGCGCCGACGCAGCTCACCGTCGTGACCATCCGGCCGGCGTTCTCGCTGCCGATGAACACCATCGACGCCTCGGCTTCGCGTGCCACCCGTCGCACCCGCTTGGCCACCGTCCCCGCGCGAGCGTACCGGTCGACGACGAGGTGGCGAAACTCCGCGTCGGGGCAGAGCGAGCGCACGGCCTCGCGGAGTCTCGCCACGACCGTCTCCATCTCGAACTGCTCGTCGGCGTCGATCAGGTCTCGCTCGCGGGCGAAGCTCGCCCCGCCCTCCGGAACCACGCTCACGGCGAGCACCGGCTCCTCGAGGACCGCGCTGAACTCCGCAGCGCGCACCAGTGCCGCCGCGGCGAGCTCCGACCCGTCGAAGGGGACGACCAGAGTCATATCGAGTAGCTGTCTCGTGGTGGCAAAAGTCCCTCGGGTGTGTCCCAACTGATGGGAACAGTCGGTCGTCTATCTACGACCGACCTAACGACCCGAAATTCCGTTCCGGTCGACGAGTGTCAGGGTAAGACGACCATACTTATTCCATCATTTACGCAAGGTTATCCTACTCTACGGGCAGTTGTATCAACCCTCGATAAGCGAAGTCGTTTATATAAACTTCTGACATTAACACACTCTGTCGGCGGTGAACGGGGGTATACAACCAGCCGTTTCTGGTTGCGAGCCAGCGCGGACTTCGCCGTCTCCACTCGCGCCCCGTTCTCGACTAGATTCCGGGTCCGATCACCTTCTGAGCTACCCTTCCACTCCTGACGACCCCGCATCCCGGAGCGCTGCGAACTCGTCGCGAACGTAGTCGGCGTGTGCGTCCGCTACGAATTCCAGGAGCGTCTCACCAGCCT
Encoded proteins:
- a CDS encoding universal stress protein; this translates as MTLVVPFDGSELAAAALVRAAEFSAVLEEPVLAVSVVPEGGASFARERDLIDADEQFEMETVVARLREAVRSLCPDAEFRHLVVDRYARAGTVAKRVRRVAREAEASMVFIGSENAGRMVTTVSCVGASVAADDAYDVVIVRHRSPTKIAKLREATPRAELDTGVYGPE